The following DNA comes from Parcubacteria group bacterium ADurb.Bin159.
ATTTAATGATTTTAACCCATCCTGATATTGACCATTTAACCGGCTTAAATGAAGTGTTAGAACGCTACGAGGTAAAAAATATTATTTATAATGGCGTAGGGGACGATGATCCTGTTTATAAAGAATGGCAATCTTTAAAAGAGAATAAAAAAATTCCTTTTCTTATAATTAAAGAAAGGGAAAGATTGAATATAGAAAATAATCTTTATTTTGATTTTTTTTGGCCTAAAGAGGATTTAACGGGAAAAGATTTTGATAATGATAATTTTTATTCTTTGATGATGAAAATGAATTTTGGAAGTAATAGCGTTCTTTTTACCGGCGATACAGAAAAAGAAGTAGAAGATATTTTAATAAAAGACAATGTTAATCTAAAATCAGATATCTTAAAGGTTTCCCATCACGGCTCAAAAAATGCCACTACTTTGGATTTTTTGGAAAAAATAAAACCAATTTATGCGGTTATTTCTGTAGGCAAAGACAATTCGTTTGGCCACCCCTCTTTTAGGGTAATAAACAATTTAGAAAGGATGGGGATAACCACCTTGCGTACTGACGAAATAGGTGATATAATATTTATTAGTAACGGTCAATCCATAAAATTATTAAATAAAGAACATAAAATTTAGAATTAAAAAATTCCGCAAAGCGGAATTGCTATAATTTTAATTTTTGAAATTTTAATTTTGGCTTATGGATAATATTCCCGGAGGGAAAGAATTAATTAACAGCCGCGCTCTTTTGGAAGAAGCAGGGCTTAGTCAAGGAATGAAAGTGGTTGATTTCGGCTGTGGGAGGAAGGGGCATTTTACTTTACAGGCTGC
Coding sequences within:
- a CDS encoding ComEC family competence protein, coding for MVKTPKDKNILIDGGPDRNIIYKLSPYIPQNKRTIDLMILTHPDIDHLTGLNEVLERYEVKNIIYNGVGDDDPVYKEWQSLKENKKIPFLIIKERERLNIENNLYFDFFWPKEDLTGKDFDNDNFYSLMMKMNFGSNSVLFTGDTEKEVEDILIKDNVNLKSDILKVSHHGSKNATTLDFLEKIKPIYAVISVGKDNSFGHPSFRVINNLERMGITTLRTDEIGDIIFISNGQSIKLLNKEHKI